From a single Herbiconiux sp. SALV-R1 genomic region:
- the glmU gene encoding bifunctional UDP-N-acetylglucosamine diphosphorylase/glucosamine-1-phosphate N-acetyltransferase GlmU, with protein MTDPHLAIVVLAAGQGTRMKSQTPKLLHEIAGVPLIGHVLATAGEMDAAYTVSVVRHERDRVVEVIEDHFPSSIIADQDEVAGTGRAVEQAIAALPADFEGDVLVVSGDVPLLDADTLRGLVAEHRASAASATLLSAVLDDATGYGRIVRGDGGLLDRIVEHKDANDSELAIREINAGVYVFGLAELRDQLAQVSTDNAQGEKYLTDVIGLLRRAGSDVAAVPVSEPWLVAGINDRAQLSEAAAKLNALIVRGWQLNGVTVVDPATTWIDLKASFETDVTLLPGTQIKGATSIARGAVVGPDTTLVDCEVGEGAEVKRTDATLSVIGAGASVGPFAFLRPNTVLDADGKIGTFVETKNSHIGAGSKVPHLSYIGDTEVGVGSNVGAGTITANYDGVNKHRTRVGSHVRTGSHNVFVAPVRIGDGAYTGAGTVVRKDVPAGSLAINVAPQRNLAGWVEQNRPGTDAATAAAEAQSAEQIGE; from the coding sequence GTGACCGACCCCCACCTCGCCATCGTCGTCCTCGCCGCAGGCCAGGGCACTCGCATGAAGTCGCAGACCCCGAAGCTGCTGCACGAGATCGCGGGCGTCCCGCTCATCGGCCACGTGCTCGCCACCGCCGGCGAGATGGACGCCGCCTACACGGTGAGCGTGGTGCGCCACGAGCGCGACCGCGTGGTCGAGGTGATCGAAGACCACTTCCCGTCGTCGATCATCGCCGACCAGGACGAGGTCGCCGGCACGGGCCGCGCGGTCGAGCAGGCCATCGCCGCGCTCCCCGCCGACTTCGAGGGCGACGTGCTCGTCGTCTCGGGCGACGTGCCCCTCCTCGACGCAGACACCCTCCGCGGCCTGGTCGCCGAGCACCGCGCGAGCGCTGCCTCCGCCACCCTGCTGAGCGCCGTGCTCGACGACGCGACGGGTTACGGGCGCATCGTGCGCGGCGACGGGGGTCTCCTCGACCGCATCGTCGAGCACAAAGACGCGAACGACTCCGAGCTCGCCATCCGCGAGATCAACGCCGGCGTCTACGTCTTCGGGCTCGCCGAGCTGCGCGACCAGCTCGCGCAGGTGAGCACCGACAACGCCCAGGGCGAGAAGTACCTCACCGACGTCATCGGTCTGCTCCGTCGGGCCGGGTCGGATGTCGCGGCCGTGCCGGTCTCCGAGCCGTGGCTCGTCGCCGGCATCAACGACCGCGCCCAGCTGAGCGAGGCCGCCGCCAAGCTCAACGCCCTCATCGTGCGCGGCTGGCAGCTGAACGGCGTCACCGTCGTCGACCCCGCCACCACCTGGATCGACCTCAAGGCGAGCTTCGAGACCGACGTCACCCTGCTCCCCGGCACCCAGATCAAGGGCGCGACGAGCATCGCGCGCGGCGCGGTCGTCGGCCCCGACACCACCCTCGTCGACTGCGAGGTGGGGGAGGGTGCCGAGGTGAAGCGCACCGACGCGACGCTCTCGGTGATCGGTGCCGGAGCATCCGTCGGCCCCTTCGCCTTCCTGCGGCCGAACACGGTGCTCGACGCCGACGGCAAGATCGGCACCTTCGTCGAGACCAAGAACTCGCACATCGGCGCCGGGTCGAAGGTGCCGCACCTGTCGTACATCGGCGACACCGAGGTCGGCGTCGGCTCGAACGTGGGCGCCGGCACCATCACCGCCAACTACGACGGGGTGAACAAGCACCGCACCCGGGTGGGGTCGCACGTGCGCACCGGCTCGCACAACGTCTTCGTCGCCCCGGTTAGAATCGGAGACGGCGCCTACACGGGTGCCGGAACGGTGGTCCGCAAAGACGTGCCCGCCGGTTCGCTGGCGATCAACGTGGCCCCGCAGCGCAATCTGGCGGGGTGGGTCGAGCAGAACCGTCCGGGAACGGATGCGGCTACCGCAGCGGCCGAGGCCCAGTCGGCCGAACAGATCGGAGAATAG
- a CDS encoding ribose-phosphate diphosphokinase, translated as MSGIKASTEKSLVVVSGRAHPQLAEDIAAELGTTLVETEARTFANGELYIRYGESVRGSDVFVIQSHTAPINEWLMEQLIMVDALKRASAKRITVVAPFYPYARQDKKGRGREPISARLVADLFKAAGADRIMSVDLHAAQIQGFFDGPVDHLFAMPVLLEHMRKSLDPSTLTVVSPDMGRVRVADIWSDKLGAPLAIIHKRRDPRVPNQVSVHEIVGDVRGRVCLLVDDLIDTGRTIVAAAEALKANGATGVVVAATHAVFSDPATEILQSPFIDQVVVTDTLPLPESKQWDRLTILPIAPLIARAINEVFSDGSVTTMFDGDA; from the coding sequence GTGTCCGGAATCAAGGCCAGCACGGAGAAGAGCCTCGTCGTCGTCTCGGGACGAGCGCACCCGCAGCTGGCGGAGGACATCGCTGCCGAGCTCGGCACCACCCTGGTGGAGACCGAGGCGCGCACCTTCGCGAACGGCGAGCTGTACATCCGCTACGGCGAGAGCGTGCGCGGCAGCGACGTGTTCGTCATCCAGTCGCACACCGCCCCCATCAACGAGTGGCTCATGGAGCAGCTCATCATGGTGGATGCGCTGAAGCGGGCCTCGGCGAAGCGCATCACCGTCGTCGCGCCGTTCTACCCGTACGCCCGGCAAGACAAGAAGGGCCGTGGGCGCGAGCCCATCTCGGCCCGCCTCGTGGCCGACCTGTTCAAGGCCGCCGGCGCCGACCGCATCATGTCGGTCGACCTGCACGCCGCGCAGATCCAGGGCTTCTTCGACGGTCCCGTCGACCACCTCTTCGCCATGCCCGTGCTGCTCGAGCACATGCGCAAGTCGCTCGACCCGTCGACCCTCACGGTGGTCTCGCCCGACATGGGCCGCGTGCGCGTCGCCGACATCTGGAGCGACAAGCTGGGGGCGCCGCTCGCGATCATCCACAAGCGTCGCGACCCTCGGGTGCCGAATCAGGTGAGCGTTCACGAGATCGTCGGTGACGTGCGTGGGCGGGTGTGCCTGCTCGTCGACGACCTCATCGACACCGGCCGCACCATCGTCGCCGCCGCCGAGGCGCTGAAGGCGAACGGGGCGACGGGAGTCGTGGTGGCGGCGACGCACGCCGTGTTCTCCGACCCGGCCACCGAGATCCTGCAGTCGCCGTTCATCGACCAGGTCGTCGTCACCGACACCCTGCCCCTTCCCGAGTCGAAGCAGTGGGACAGGCTGACCATCCTGCCCATCGCACCGCTGATCGCGCGGGCCATCAACGAGGTGTTCAGCGACGGCTCGGTCACTACCATGTTCGACGGAGATGCATGA
- a CDS encoding mycoredoxin has translation MSAPTLETFTPDAGAVTMFSTSWCGYCARLKQQLKAQGIAYTEVNIEEVEGTAELVASVNGGNQTVPTLVFPDGSTATNPSAREVAERLG, from the coding sequence ATGAGCGCACCCACCCTTGAGACCTTCACCCCCGACGCCGGGGCCGTCACCATGTTCTCGACCAGCTGGTGCGGCTACTGCGCACGCCTCAAGCAGCAGCTGAAGGCCCAGGGCATCGCGTACACCGAGGTGAACATCGAGGAGGTCGAGGGCACCGCCGAGCTCGTCGCCTCGGTGAACGGCGGCAACCAGACGGTGCCGACGCTCGTCTTCCCCGACGGCTCCACCGCGACGAACCCCTCGGCACGAGAGGTCGCCGAGCGTCTTGGCTGA
- the ftsY gene encoding signal recognition particle-docking protein FtsY codes for MAERSWSLSGALRGMFAKRTIDDDTWDDLESALLKADFGPTVTEEVVDDLRAKVQRYSTTDPRDLQRMLRETMEERLSKYDPTLKLTERPAVVLVVGVNGVGKTTTIGKFARFLRTYDRSVVVGAADTFRAAAVEQLATWAARAGVDIVRPQHEGQDPASVAFQTIERAKANGTEIVIIDTAGRLQTKGGLMDELGKIRRVIEKQAPVSEVLLVLDATTGQNGLAQADAFIQHAGVTGLVITKLDGSAKAGFVLAVQEKTGIPIKLVGQGEGINDLTGFTPHVFAQNLVG; via the coding sequence TTGGCTGAACGCAGCTGGTCGCTCTCGGGAGCGCTCCGCGGCATGTTCGCGAAGCGCACCATCGACGACGACACCTGGGACGATCTCGAGAGCGCTCTCCTCAAGGCCGACTTCGGGCCCACCGTCACCGAGGAGGTCGTCGACGACCTCCGGGCGAAGGTGCAGCGCTACTCCACCACCGACCCGCGCGACCTGCAACGGATGCTGCGCGAGACGATGGAGGAGCGCCTCTCGAAGTACGACCCCACCCTGAAGCTCACCGAGCGCCCCGCCGTGGTGCTCGTGGTCGGGGTGAATGGCGTCGGCAAGACGACGACGATCGGCAAGTTCGCGCGGTTCCTCCGCACCTACGACCGCTCGGTCGTGGTGGGGGCCGCCGACACGTTCCGCGCGGCGGCCGTGGAGCAGCTCGCCACTTGGGCTGCACGCGCCGGCGTCGACATCGTGCGGCCGCAGCACGAGGGGCAAGACCCGGCGTCGGTGGCGTTCCAGACCATCGAGCGGGCCAAGGCGAACGGCACCGAGATCGTCATCATCGACACGGCCGGCCGGCTGCAGACCAAGGGCGGGCTGATGGACGAGCTCGGCAAGATCCGCCGGGTCATCGAGAAGCAGGCGCCGGTGTCGGAGGTGCTGCTCGTGCTCGACGCCACCACGGGGCAGAACGGGCTCGCCCAGGCCGACGCGTTCATCCAGCACGCCGGAGTCACCGGCCTCGTCATCACGAAGCTCGACGGCTCGGCCAAGGCCGGCTTCGTGCTCGCGGTGCAGGAGAAGACCGGCATCCCCATCAAGCTCGTCGGCCAGGGCGAGGGCATCAACGACCTCACGGGCTTCACGCCCCACGTGTTCGCGCAGAACCTCGTCGGCTGA
- a CDS encoding alpha/beta fold hydrolase produces MDFVSSSTGGIRIAYRRTAASTPSGATAPPALLVHGTALSQAIWRGFGYLRELAVDRPVVTVDLRGHGRSDKPYGVDDYAMQRFVDDVVALLDTLELDRVHYAGYSLGGRLGFSLAAEHPQRLASFASIAGAPGTGVGVFDRVFFPGSIDALERGGVELFLEEWAAASGREVDPATRGAFLANDAAALASYMRAAEAAERVDDAAIAAFPMPVLLVAGTRDHPRLAAAEHVRALLPTAQLLLLEGADHGTTPRRPEVAPALRTFFAAVDAAP; encoded by the coding sequence ATGGACTTCGTCAGCTCTTCCACCGGCGGCATCCGGATCGCCTACCGCAGGACGGCGGCCTCGACCCCGTCGGGCGCCACCGCACCTCCCGCCCTGCTCGTGCACGGCACCGCGCTCTCGCAGGCCATCTGGCGCGGCTTCGGGTACCTCCGCGAACTCGCCGTCGACAGACCGGTCGTCACCGTCGACCTGCGTGGGCACGGGCGCAGCGACAAGCCGTACGGAGTCGACGACTACGCGATGCAGCGCTTCGTCGACGACGTCGTGGCGCTGCTCGATACCCTCGAACTCGATCGCGTTCACTACGCGGGCTACTCCCTCGGGGGGCGACTGGGGTTCTCGTTGGCGGCCGAGCATCCGCAGCGCCTGGCGAGCTTCGCGAGCATCGCCGGAGCGCCCGGCACCGGCGTGGGCGTGTTCGACCGAGTGTTCTTCCCCGGCAGCATCGACGCGCTCGAGCGCGGTGGGGTCGAGCTCTTCCTCGAGGAGTGGGCTGCAGCATCCGGCCGCGAGGTCGACCCCGCCACGCGCGGCGCGTTCCTCGCGAACGACGCCGCCGCCCTCGCCTCCTACATGCGCGCGGCCGAGGCGGCCGAGCGGGTCGACGATGCGGCGATCGCCGCGTTCCCGATGCCGGTGCTGCTCGTGGCGGGCACCCGCGACCACCCGCGCCTCGCGGCCGCCGAGCACGTGCGTGCTCTGCTGCCGACCGCGCAGCTCCTCCTCCTCGAGGGCGCCGACCATGGCACCACCCCGCGCCGCCCCGAGGTGGCCCCGGCACTCCGCACCTTCTTCGCCGCCGTCGACGCCGCCCCCTGA
- the araA gene encoding L-arabinose isomerase, producing the protein MSTRTPLSTSLDPYEIWFFTGSQNLYGEETLRQVAEQSQEIAATLEAASGIPVKIVWKPVLKDSESIRRAALDVNADDSVIGVIAWMHTFSPAKMWIAGLDALQKPLLHLHTQANVELPYAEIDFDFMNLNQAAHGDREFGYIQTRLGVARKTVVGHASNPEVQSKIGEWARAAAGWQAVKTLKLARFGDNMRYVAVTEGDKTEAELKFGVQVNTWGVNELADAVAAAPESEIDALVAEYEELYDVVPELRKGGDRHQSLRDGAAIEIGLRSFLEEGGFGAFTTSFEDLGALKQLPGLAVQRLMAEGYGFGAEGDWKTAILVRAANVMGAGLPGGASLMEDYTYDLVPGAETILGAHMLEVSPSLTSAKPSLEIHPLGIGGKDDPVRLVFTADPGPAVVVAMSDLRDRFRLVANVVEVVEPRAALPHLPVGRAVWRPAPDFATSAAAWLTAGAAHHTVMSTAVGIEVFEDFAAIARTELLRIDADTTLRGFANEVRWNQAYYRLAQGL; encoded by the coding sequence TTGAGCACTCGCACTCCTCTCTCCACCTCCCTCGACCCCTATGAGATCTGGTTCTTCACCGGCAGCCAGAACCTCTACGGCGAGGAGACCCTCCGCCAGGTCGCCGAGCAGTCGCAGGAGATCGCAGCCACCCTCGAGGCCGCCTCCGGCATTCCGGTGAAGATCGTCTGGAAGCCGGTGCTGAAAGACTCCGAGTCGATCCGCCGCGCCGCCCTCGACGTCAACGCCGACGACTCGGTCATCGGCGTCATCGCCTGGATGCACACCTTCAGCCCGGCGAAGATGTGGATCGCCGGCCTCGATGCCCTGCAGAAGCCGTTGCTGCACCTGCACACACAGGCCAACGTCGAGCTCCCCTACGCCGAGATCGACTTCGACTTCATGAACCTCAACCAGGCGGCGCACGGCGACCGCGAGTTCGGGTACATCCAGACTCGCCTGGGCGTCGCCCGCAAGACCGTCGTCGGTCACGCGTCCAACCCCGAGGTGCAGTCGAAGATCGGCGAGTGGGCGCGCGCGGCTGCCGGCTGGCAGGCCGTGAAGACGCTCAAGCTCGCCCGCTTCGGCGACAACATGCGCTACGTGGCGGTGACCGAGGGCGACAAGACCGAAGCCGAGCTGAAGTTCGGCGTACAGGTCAACACCTGGGGTGTGAACGAGCTGGCGGATGCGGTGGCCGCCGCCCCGGAGTCGGAGATCGACGCGCTGGTGGCCGAGTACGAAGAGCTCTACGACGTGGTGCCCGAGCTGCGCAAGGGCGGCGATCGCCACCAGTCGCTGCGCGACGGCGCCGCCATCGAGATCGGGCTGCGCTCCTTCCTCGAGGAGGGTGGCTTCGGCGCCTTCACCACGAGCTTCGAAGACCTCGGTGCACTGAAGCAGCTGCCGGGCCTCGCGGTGCAGCGCCTCATGGCCGAGGGCTACGGCTTCGGCGCCGAGGGCGACTGGAAGACGGCCATCCTCGTTCGCGCCGCGAACGTGATGGGCGCCGGCCTCCCCGGCGGTGCCAGCCTCATGGAGGACTACACCTACGACCTCGTCCCCGGAGCCGAGACCATCCTCGGCGCCCACATGCTCGAGGTGAGCCCCTCGCTCACCTCGGCCAAGCCGAGCCTCGAGATCCACCCGCTCGGCATCGGCGGCAAAGACGACCCCGTGCGACTCGTGTTCACGGCCGACCCCGGCCCCGCCGTCGTAGTCGCCATGAGCGACCTGCGCGACCGCTTCCGCCTGGTGGCGAACGTGGTCGAGGTCGTCGAGCCGCGCGCGGCGCTCCCCCACCTGCCCGTGGGTCGCGCCGTCTGGCGCCCGGCACCCGACTTCGCGACCTCGGCCGCCGCCTGGCTGACCGCCGGCGCCGCCCACCACACGGTGATGTCGACCGCCGTCGGCATCGAGGTCTTCGAAGACTTCGCCGCCATCGCCCGCACCGAGCTGCTCCGCATCGACGCCGACACCACCCTGCGCGGCTTCGCCAACGAGGTGCGCTGGAACCAGGCCTACTACCGGCTCGCCCAGGGCCTCTAG
- a CDS encoding L-ribulose-5-phosphate 4-epimerase — protein sequence MTATEPPAVPAHLEETIARLRAEVAALHAQLTRYGLVVWTGGNISGRVPGADLFVIKPSGVDYDDLAADNMILCDLDGNVVPGTPGSDRSPSSDTAAHAYVYRNMPDVGGVVHTHSPYAVAWAALGEPIPCVTTAMADEFGGEVPIGPFAIIGDDSIGRGIVETLQGHRSRAVLMKNHGPFTIGKDARDAVKAAVMVEDVARTVHFSRQLGTPQPIAPEAIDALFDRYQNVYGQNPTGSLN from the coding sequence GTGACAGCCACGGAGCCACCCGCCGTACCCGCCCACCTCGAGGAGACCATCGCGCGCCTCCGCGCCGAGGTCGCGGCACTTCACGCCCAGCTCACCCGCTACGGCCTCGTGGTGTGGACGGGCGGCAACATCTCGGGCCGCGTGCCCGGCGCCGACCTCTTCGTCATCAAGCCCTCGGGCGTCGACTACGACGACCTCGCTGCCGACAACATGATCCTCTGCGACCTCGACGGTAACGTCGTGCCCGGCACCCCCGGCTCCGACCGCTCACCCTCGAGCGACACCGCCGCGCACGCCTACGTCTACCGCAACATGCCCGACGTGGGAGGCGTCGTGCACACCCACTCCCCCTACGCCGTGGCGTGGGCAGCGCTCGGCGAGCCGATCCCGTGCGTCACCACCGCCATGGCCGACGAGTTCGGTGGCGAGGTGCCCATCGGTCCGTTCGCCATCATCGGTGACGACTCCATCGGCCGTGGCATCGTCGAGACCCTGCAGGGCCACCGCTCCCGCGCGGTGCTCATGAAGAACCACGGCCCGTTCACCATCGGCAAAGACGCGCGCGACGCCGTGAAAGCCGCAGTCATGGTCGAAGACGTCGCCCGCACCGTGCACTTCTCCCGCCAGCTCGGCACCCCCCAGCCGATCGCCCCCGAGGCCATCGACGCCCTCTTCGACCGCTACCAGAACGTCTACGGACAGAACCCGACAGGATCCCTGAATTGA
- a CDS encoding xylulokinase: MTPADLPEATSPEATSPGAAAILGRRTSLGIEFGSTRIKACLVDDDSTVLAVGSHDWENSFVGRLWTYSLDEVWAGLQAAYAALVADAEERHGVRPEGFGAVGISAMMHGYLPFDAAGELLVPFRTWRNTTTGVAAAELTELFGVNIPLRWSIAHLHQAVVDAEPHVGQVDFVTTLAGYVHWKLTGRRVLGVGDASGMFPIDSSTRDYDAILLERYAGLPTPRAAGIDLTAVLPEVLVAGEAAGELTAEGAALLDPTGALAPGIPFCPPEGDAGTGMVATDAVAPRTGNVSAGTSIFAMVVLERPLGGLHHELDLVTTPAGDTVAMVHCNNGASELAAWAGLFGAFSAAAGTPLDSDAVFDALFGAALEGEADAGGLLAYNHLAGEPIAGLDEGRPLVVRSPDSRLTLPNFVRAQLYGVFGTLSLGMRVLSDEGVELDRMFAHGGMFRTAGVAQRFLAGALDAPVAVAATASEGGAWGIAVLASFLRAREQAGDDLQLGAYLDDIVFAGAEFSTADPLESDVAGFAAYLERYRAGLTVERAAVENLA; the protein is encoded by the coding sequence ATGACGCCCGCCGACCTCCCGGAGGCGACCAGCCCGGAGGCGACCAGCCCAGGTGCCGCCGCCATCCTCGGCCGCCGCACCTCGCTCGGCATCGAGTTCGGGTCGACCCGCATCAAGGCCTGCCTGGTCGACGACGACTCCACCGTGCTCGCCGTCGGCTCCCACGACTGGGAGAACAGCTTCGTCGGCCGCCTCTGGACGTATTCGCTCGACGAGGTCTGGGCCGGGCTGCAGGCCGCCTACGCCGCCCTCGTCGCCGACGCCGAGGAGCGCCACGGGGTGCGGCCCGAGGGCTTCGGCGCGGTCGGCATCTCCGCCATGATGCACGGCTACCTGCCGTTCGACGCCGCGGGTGAGCTGCTCGTCCCCTTCCGCACCTGGCGCAACACCACCACGGGTGTCGCGGCCGCCGAGCTCACGGAGCTGTTCGGCGTGAACATCCCGCTGCGCTGGTCGATCGCGCACCTGCACCAGGCCGTCGTCGACGCCGAGCCGCACGTCGGCCAGGTCGACTTCGTCACGACCCTCGCCGGGTACGTGCACTGGAAGCTCACCGGCCGCCGGGTGCTCGGCGTGGGCGACGCCTCGGGCATGTTCCCCATCGACTCCTCCACCCGCGACTACGACGCGATCCTGCTCGAGCGCTACGCCGGGCTCCCCACGCCCCGCGCCGCGGGCATCGACCTCACCGCCGTCCTGCCCGAGGTGCTCGTGGCGGGCGAAGCCGCCGGAGAACTCACCGCGGAGGGTGCGGCGCTCCTCGACCCCACGGGCGCGCTCGCCCCGGGCATCCCGTTCTGCCCGCCCGAGGGCGACGCCGGCACCGGCATGGTCGCCACCGACGCCGTGGCTCCCCGCACCGGCAACGTCAGCGCGGGCACCAGCATCTTCGCCATGGTCGTGCTCGAACGGCCGCTGGGCGGCCTCCACCACGAGCTCGACCTGGTCACCACGCCCGCGGGCGACACGGTGGCGATGGTGCACTGCAACAACGGCGCGAGCGAGCTCGCCGCCTGGGCCGGCCTGTTCGGCGCCTTCTCGGCCGCGGCAGGCACCCCGCTCGACTCCGACGCCGTGTTCGACGCCCTGTTCGGCGCAGCCCTCGAGGGCGAAGCCGACGCCGGCGGGCTGCTCGCCTACAACCACCTCGCGGGCGAGCCCATCGCCGGGCTCGACGAGGGGCGCCCGCTCGTCGTACGCAGTCCCGACAGCAGGCTCACACTCCCGAACTTCGTGCGCGCACAGCTCTACGGCGTCTTCGGCACGCTGAGCCTCGGCATGCGCGTGCTGAGCGACGAGGGCGTGGAGCTCGACCGCATGTTCGCCCACGGGGGCATGTTCCGCACGGCGGGAGTCGCGCAGCGCTTCCTCGCCGGAGCACTCGACGCCCCCGTCGCGGTCGCCGCTACCGCCTCCGAGGGCGGCGCCTGGGGCATCGCGGTGCTCGCCTCCTTCCTCCGGGCACGCGAGCAGGCCGGCGACGACCTCCAGCTCGGCGCCTACCTCGACGACATCGTGTTCGCCGGGGCCGAGTTCTCCACCGCCGACCCGCTCGAGAGCGACGTCGCGGGCTTCGCCGCCTACCTCGAGCGCTACCGCGCAGGGCTCACCGTCGAACGCGCCGCCGTCGAGAACCTCGCCTGA
- a CDS encoding LacI family DNA-binding transcriptional regulator, whose translation MTGEQREVPEATRPTGGRAASVFDVARVAGVSHQTVSRVLNDHPNVRTSTRQKVLDAMSELSYRPNFAARTLSSSRSRILGILSTSSGEYGPASTIAAVEAAARRRGYSVSIANADGLDPASVAEALDHLGNLSAEGIIVVAPQVGVMDALVATSFTIPYVTTQELGLSAGAGGAATSAGAAAAAASVGAAAAAAGAAASAAGAAVAAAGDAGLAVDQVEGARRAVAHLAGLGHRRIGHIAGPSDWIDARSRRAGFEWELAARGLSAAAVTAGDWSASSGYLAFGRLAEFDVTAVFSSNDQMALGVLHAAHDAGLGVPRDLSVVGFDDAPEAAHYLPPLTTVRQDFAEIGRLAVDRLLGGSTDARGTSSETRLVVRHSTASPSR comes from the coding sequence ATGACGGGCGAGCAGCGGGAGGTGCCCGAGGCGACCAGACCGACGGGCGGACGCGCCGCGAGCGTGTTCGACGTGGCGCGGGTCGCCGGGGTGTCGCACCAGACCGTGTCGCGCGTGCTCAACGACCACCCGAACGTGCGCACCTCGACCCGGCAGAAGGTGCTCGACGCCATGTCGGAGCTCAGCTACCGGCCGAACTTCGCGGCGCGGACGCTGTCGTCGAGCCGGTCGCGCATCCTCGGCATCCTGTCGACGTCGAGCGGGGAGTACGGGCCGGCCTCCACCATCGCCGCGGTCGAGGCGGCGGCCCGGCGACGGGGGTACAGCGTCAGCATCGCGAACGCCGACGGGCTCGACCCCGCCTCCGTCGCCGAGGCCCTCGACCACCTCGGCAACCTGTCCGCGGAAGGCATCATCGTCGTGGCACCGCAGGTCGGAGTGATGGATGCGCTGGTCGCCACCTCGTTCACCATCCCGTACGTGACGACGCAGGAGCTGGGGCTGTCGGCGGGTGCGGGCGGTGCGGCCACGTCGGCCGGCGCGGCGGCTGCGGCTGCGTCAGTCGGCGCAGCCGCTGCGGCGGCCGGCGCGGCGGCGTCGGCCGCCGGCGCCGCTGTTGCGGCGGCCGGGGATGCCGGGCTGGCGGTCGATCAGGTGGAGGGCGCGCGACGGGCTGTCGCGCATCTCGCCGGGCTGGGTCACCGTCGTATCGGGCACATCGCGGGGCCGAGCGACTGGATCGACGCACGCTCACGACGCGCCGGCTTCGAGTGGGAGCTCGCTGCTCGCGGGCTGAGCGCTGCGGCCGTGACGGCCGGGGACTGGAGCGCCTCGTCGGGCTACCTGGCCTTCGGCCGGCTCGCGGAGTTCGACGTCACCGCGGTGTTCTCGTCGAACGACCAGATGGCGCTCGGCGTGCTGCATGCGGCTCACGACGCGGGACTCGGCGTGCCGCGCGACCTCAGTGTGGTGGGCTTCGACGACGCGCCCGAGGCCGCCCACTACCTGCCGCCGCTCACCACGGTGCGTCAGGACTTCGCCGAGATCGGCCGGCTCGCCGTTGACCGGCTGCTCGGCGGGTCGACGGATGCGCGGGGCACGTCGTCGGAGACCCGTCTCGTCGTGCGGCACTCGACTGCGTCGCCCTCGCGCTGA
- a CDS encoding LLM class flavin-dependent oxidoreductase: MRHGIVILPQYSWPESERRWKLAEELGFDHAWTYDHLSWRSLADQPWGASVPTLTAAAVATTRIRLGLFVASPNFRHPVPFAKELGTVDDVSGGRFVLGVGSGGTGFDATVLGQTALSPRQRHERFAEFVERLDALLRYEEDGTDGSGGSDGADGSVGSDGSDGSGGSGGSVGSGLSFDGEWFAARDARMVGVPAQSPRLPFVVAANGPKGLALAARYGQGWVTTAHDDVVGAERWRLLAGLCGRLDDAAVAAGRDPGSIDRYLSLDSEAFFSLSSVGAWDDAVGHAAELGFTDVIAHWPRDSGIYAGSEEVLVEVASRFAR, encoded by the coding sequence ATGAGGCACGGAATCGTCATCCTTCCCCAGTACTCGTGGCCTGAGTCGGAGCGGCGCTGGAAGCTCGCCGAAGAGCTCGGTTTCGATCACGCCTGGACCTACGACCACCTCTCCTGGCGCTCGCTCGCCGACCAGCCGTGGGGCGCATCCGTTCCTACGTTGACCGCGGCGGCGGTGGCGACCACACGCATCCGTCTCGGCCTGTTCGTGGCGTCGCCGAACTTCCGGCACCCGGTGCCGTTCGCGAAGGAGCTGGGCACGGTCGACGACGTGTCGGGCGGGCGGTTCGTGCTCGGCGTCGGGTCGGGCGGCACGGGGTTCGACGCGACGGTGCTCGGGCAGACGGCGCTGTCGCCGCGGCAGCGGCATGAGCGGTTCGCGGAGTTCGTGGAGCGGCTGGATGCGCTGCTGCGGTATGAAGAGGACGGGACCGACGGCTCGGGCGGGTCGGACGGGGCGGACGGCTCTGTCGGCTCGGACGGGTCGGACGGCTCTGGCGGCTCGGGCGGCTCTGTCGGCTCGGGCTTGTCGTTCGATGGGGAGTGGTTCGCGGCGCGCGATGCGCGGATGGTGGGAGTTCCGGCGCAGTCGCCGCGACTCCCCTTCGTCGTGGCCGCGAACGGGCCGAAGGGGCTGGCGCTCGCGGCCCGGTACGGGCAGGGCTGGGTGACCACGGCGCACGACGACGTGGTCGGGGCCGAGCGCTGGCGTCTGCTCGCCGGGCTCTGCGGGCGGCTCGACGATGCGGCAGTCGCAGCGGGGCGCGATCCTGGGTCGATCGACCGGTACCTCTCGCTCGACTCCGAGGCCTTCTTCTCGCTGTCGAGCGTCGGCGCGTGGGACGACGCGGTCGGGCACGCCGCCGAACTCGGGTTCACCGACGTCATCGCCCACTGGCCGCGCGATTCGGGCATCTACGCCGGGTCGGAGGAGGTTCTCGTGGAGGTGGCTTCGCGTTTCGCGAGGTGA